The following proteins are encoded in a genomic region of Lachnospiraceae bacterium KM106-2:
- a CDS encoding phosphatase domain-containing protein: MNQNKRLTKKVQCALTTSAVTLSIALTSLFNPISVKAEESAIAPKEASYGYYVDVYKNNDKANMTPDSNPSIGVLQEFLKLYTPGDSWDNGVVLNEQIQKENMDKSIAITSNRTEEQKKAAYLDDRRHQSYSIISGLGEYAEEFRRGSKAGTTIPDTIPDDATSVLYNDGSNENGNWAEVDSTYGGMVNLVNTIRNSAASTSSAKAFYKYRRPFRWTDQVQIEDILMPAKKSDPSNDGGFPSGHTNAAYLTAFALAYAAPEKYDELLTRASELGNNRIVGGMHSSLDVMGGRVMATAIAASALNDPANESVKEEAVKAAEKLFTTTPSGTNDYADYQANKKKYEERLTYGFSQIGDKTKPMVVPKGAEALLETRLPYLDETQRRYVLYTTGLESGYPVLDDTEGWGRLNLFAASNGYGSFVTDVSVNMDASKGGFNAADNWKNDIDGTGSLTKEGSGTLTLSGKNSFSGGTDINSGTIEVTNESGLGNGSVTNGSILKEEVNGNVAIKKDYKQQDGSNLKLSVASQNDILTISGSASLNGTLTIQFEKGYTPSANQKVIAYANRTNLSTFDNVKIEGLSNAGNKEIVYETDGVYVREKQAATTQPGTTQPGTTQPTQTPAPTGQPTQTPAPSVTKKKQTIKVSKVSLKKTYGDKAFCINAKTNGKDTTLTYSSNKKSVATVDKKTGKVTIKGCGKVTITIVASTNANYQKAVKKVTFTVVPKKVSGLKVRRLNAKSIKITYQKAKKATGYEVKVSTSKNFAKKNTKTIYLSSNRRVQKGLKNKTYYVKVRAYKKDGKHRLYSASSKVVKVK; encoded by the coding sequence ATGAATCAGAATAAAAGACTTACGAAAAAAGTTCAATGTGCTCTTACAACCAGTGCCGTAACCTTATCGATTGCACTTACCAGTTTATTTAATCCCATAAGTGTAAAAGCAGAAGAATCAGCAATCGCACCAAAAGAAGCCTCTTATGGTTATTATGTAGATGTATATAAAAATAATGATAAGGCAAACATGACACCAGATAGTAACCCAAGTATCGGTGTATTGCAAGAATTCTTAAAGCTATATACACCAGGAGATTCGTGGGATAATGGTGTTGTATTAAATGAACAGATCCAAAAAGAAAATATGGATAAGTCGATCGCTATAACAAGCAATCGAACCGAAGAGCAGAAGAAAGCTGCTTATCTTGATGATAGACGACACCAAAGTTACAGCATTATTAGCGGATTAGGAGAGTACGCCGAGGAGTTTAGGAGAGGAAGCAAGGCAGGCACTACGATTCCAGATACGATCCCTGATGATGCGACAAGTGTTCTATATAATGATGGTAGTAATGAAAATGGAAATTGGGCAGAAGTCGACAGTACGTATGGCGGTATGGTGAACTTAGTAAATACCATCCGTAATTCAGCGGCATCCACTTCTTCTGCAAAAGCATTTTATAAATACAGAAGACCATTTCGTTGGACGGATCAGGTACAGATAGAAGATATCTTAATGCCAGCGAAGAAATCAGATCCAAGTAATGATGGCGGATTCCCAAGTGGACATACCAATGCTGCTTATCTAACTGCGTTTGCACTTGCTTATGCAGCTCCCGAAAAATACGATGAATTGTTAACAAGAGCGTCCGAGCTTGGAAATAACCGTATTGTAGGAGGGATGCATTCCAGTTTAGATGTTATGGGTGGAAGAGTTATGGCTACTGCAATTGCTGCTTCTGCATTAAATGATCCAGCGAATGAGTCAGTAAAAGAAGAAGCGGTAAAAGCGGCTGAAAAATTATTTACTACAACTCCTTCGGGAACCAATGATTATGCTGATTATCAGGCTAATAAAAAGAAATATGAGGAACGCTTAACTTATGGATTTTCTCAAATTGGTGATAAGACAAAACCAATGGTCGTTCCAAAAGGAGCAGAAGCTTTACTTGAGACTCGCTTACCATACTTAGATGAAACTCAAAGAAGATATGTCCTTTATACAACTGGTTTAGAATCTGGTTATCCGGTTCTTGATGATACAGAAGGATGGGGAAGATTAAATCTATTTGCAGCATCGAACGGATATGGATCATTTGTTACCGACGTTTCCGTTAATATGGATGCATCAAAAGGTGGTTTCAATGCAGCAGATAACTGGAAAAATGATATTGATGGCACAGGTTCACTAACCAAAGAAGGCAGTGGAACGCTTACCTTATCTGGTAAGAACAGCTTTAGTGGCGGCACGGATATTAATAGCGGAACCATTGAGGTTACAAATGAATCAGGCCTTGGTAATGGCAGTGTAACAAACGGAAGTATATTAAAAGAAGAAGTGAACGGTAATGTTGCGATCAAGAAGGATTACAAGCAGCAAGATGGAAGTAATCTAAAGTTAAGCGTGGCATCACAAAATGATATTTTAACGATTTCTGGAAGCGCAAGTCTAAACGGTACACTAACGATTCAATTTGAGAAGGGATATACGCCTTCTGCAAATCAGAAGGTAATTGCTTATGCAAATCGTACGAACCTTTCAACTTTTGATAACGTTAAAATCGAGGGATTATCAAATGCGGGAAACAAAGAGATCGTGTATGAAACAGATGGTGTTTATGTAAGAGAGAAACAGGCTGCAACGACACAGCCAGGAACGACGCAGCCAGGAACGACACAGCCAACACAGACACCAGCACCAACAGGACAGCCAACACAGACACCAGCGCCTTCAGTAACGAAGAAGAAACAGACGATCAAAGTATCGAAGGTGTCATTGAAAAAGACTTATGGTGACAAAGCATTTTGCATCAATGCAAAGACAAATGGAAAAGATACTACTCTTACTTATTCGAGTAATAAGAAATCAGTTGCTACAGTAGATAAGAAGACAGGAAAAGTAACGATAAAAGGATGTGGCAAGGTTACGATCACCATTGTAGCTTCTACTAATGCCAATTATCAAAAGGCAGTAAAAAAAGTCACATTTACGGTGGTTCCAAAGAAAGTATCTGGATTAAAGGTAAGACGTCTGAATGCAAAATCAATTAAGATTACCTATCAGAAAGCGAAGAAGGCAACTGGATATGAAGTGAAAGTATCAACAAGCAAGAACTTCGCAAAGAAGAATACGAAGACGATATATCTATCTAGCAATCGAAGAGTTCAAAAAGGATTAAAGAACAAGACTTACTATGTAAAAGTACGTGCTTATAAAAAGGATGGAAAACACAGACTCTATAGTGCATCTAGCAAGGTAGTCAAAGTAAAGTAA
- a CDS encoding transcriptional regulator, MerR family: MEREHYCEQKEAPTVYKIGVFSKMNKATVKTLRHYDEIGLLKPAYVESFTNYRYYSSDQLPILHQIMALRSMGFSLEEIRQVQEGMSEEMLLQQKRAQLLEQIASDTRKLSQVESYLASNGVDYDYPVRIKELPEVTVCTMRRVLKNYDELFDVMPEMGAEMELLGCECLSPDYCFTLYLDGEYKDKDIDAQICQAVTEAKEDSKLVHFETFEKVEKAACVMHKGSYDGFPKAYAAVVNWVEKNGYVICGNPRESYIDGVWNKDREEDWLSEIQFPVTKK; this comes from the coding sequence ATGGAGAGAGAGCATTATTGTGAGCAAAAAGAAGCACCAACGGTTTATAAGATCGGTGTATTTTCTAAGATGAATAAGGCGACCGTAAAGACTTTGCGACATTATGATGAAATTGGGTTGTTGAAACCGGCATATGTGGAATCATTCACGAATTATCGTTACTATTCCTCTGATCAGCTTCCTATTCTTCATCAGATCATGGCACTTCGTAGTATGGGATTTAGTTTAGAGGAGATCCGACAAGTCCAAGAGGGCATGTCGGAGGAAATGTTACTGCAGCAAAAGAGAGCACAGTTGCTAGAGCAGATCGCCAGTGATACGAGGAAACTATCACAAGTGGAAAGTTATTTAGCGAGCAATGGGGTAGATTATGATTATCCAGTCCGAATAAAGGAATTGCCGGAAGTAACTGTCTGCACTATGAGACGAGTCCTTAAAAACTATGATGAGTTATTTGACGTAATGCCGGAAATGGGGGCAGAGATGGAATTGCTTGGATGTGAATGCTTGTCACCCGATTATTGTTTTACTCTCTATCTGGATGGTGAGTATAAGGATAAGGATATCGATGCACAGATCTGTCAGGCAGTAACAGAGGCAAAAGAGGATTCGAAGCTAGTTCATTTTGAAACCTTTGAGAAAGTAGAGAAGGCCGCCTGCGTGATGCATAAAGGTTCCTATGATGGGTTCCCGAAAGCGTACGCAGCTGTTGTAAATTGGGTTGAGAAGAATGGATATGTCATCTGCGGGAACCCTAGAGAATCCTATATAGATGGAGTTTGGAATAAAGATAGGGAAGAAGATTGGCTATCTGAGATTCAATTTCCTGTTACAAAAAAATAA